tccctagtgtgtgattgtgtgagtgaatgagtgtgtgtgtgccctgcgatgggttggcactccgtccagggtgtatcctgccttgatgcacaatgacgcctgagataggcacaggctccccgtaacccgaggtagtttggataagcggtagaagatgaatgatatTTGGCTAAAAGTCTGCGATATGTccacttggagacgggctctaagttccgacatatTTAATGGCGTCCAACGTGGGGCTCGATAAGGGACAGCGTGATCTAGGTCTGGAACCGGGACCACTCTCTCAGAAGGGTTACAGAGGCAGGCCATAATAACAAGGTGAGCAGACGCctgttactgtatattcaaATGTCTGTGTATAGTGAATCTGTGGCCTGACTGGGGAGGGGCCCTGGTGAGGAAGGCAGACAGCTGCCCTCGAAATCAAGAACCCCCAAGGGTGAAATAAAAGAACTGGATGAGAAAAAGCAAAGGGAAAGCCCCATACGTACAGTAGATGGGGGGTGTAGTTTTTGTATTGGTTTTgatttgtgactgtgtgtgtgtgtgtgtgaaaaatctcaTGAGTGGATATTTACAGCAGATATATGTGTTGTTGTTAGGCCTGGAAAATTCCTGCGGATACCGCCAGTGTGTGGgtgctattaaactcacagACTGTGGCTGCACGGGCAGGTGTAGAAAATGTTAGTCCCTAGAATACCGCTGTCGGATGAGACAGGTCTGCTTGGTAGGGATGGGGGACCCCCGGTAATGAGTATACGGTGAAGTATATAGTAATGAGTATTCGGTGAAGTATACGGTAATGAGTATATGCGTATTGAATTGTTTATGTGCATATGTAAATTGTTGAACCGAATGACGATTCGGTTTGATGTGTGATGTAGTAAAAGTAATTGCAAGATATTGTTTTAGTAACAAAGATATTGTTCAAGTAACTCCATAATCCGAATGGAGGAGGAATTGTTGTGTGTAATATACCGTAGGTGTATTGGTTGGACAAATTGACAGGGAGTTAGGAATTGCATTGTGggcaattaaatgttttttaaaaaaaaaaagtcccagaAGGAGAAAATAGGTAAGTAAGCACGACACCAGTATTGTATAAAGTAGTAAAAAACAATACTTgaataaaagtacaagtatcatactagaaaaagactttagtAGAATATTTTACCTTATATTATAACATACTACctttaataatagtaaataaccTTTATAGTATAATaccttttattataataaacgtcttaaagtatctgatatatactgtacttaataGGGCTGTATGATTTAGGGAAAATGTCATATTGCAATTATTGAGGTCAATATTGTGATTGTGATATGCGATtgcaatataataaacaaatggtatCATGAGTCAACTTGCTTGGTTCTCAaggaaaatgcacacacagattactGATAATGCTGAAATTTGTATTTCTCAACTCAaactagcaacaacaacaaacatatGCAAAacgttttcaaattaaaatatttttacaaaataacatcTTTGCATTACTGCAAACAAACTTGTTATTGTCTCAATAGtacagctaaatataataaatagaataaagtaATTTCTATGTTCatgaaaataagatattttgaacATTCTGTCCAAACAGGGATATTTTACCTGGACataacatttttgtataaacaTTCAAAAAGGAATTTGGATATAAATGTGTGGTTCAAAGCACTAAAACTGTTGTTggtcatttacaaaaacaaagcaacaaactgGTACTTCCAAATCCTCTTCCTAAAAAGCTGTACTTATCACTTGAGAGGTTCTTtgccaaaaaaacaagcatataGCATAAAGCTCAGGGATTGCAACTTGAGAGAAATAGTTCCGCGAGGGCAGCTGGTACCTCTTGTCCAGTATGCGGATCATTTTCTGAAATCCGCCTTTGCTAACGGTGTATATGGGCAACATGTCTCCTGCCAAGCATGAGAGTTGGTGCATTATAGAGTTGGTGATTTCTCTATATCTCTGTGAAGACCTTTCATATGGCgcaacactctcaaacacatctgtaattgtgttttttttttttttttgtcttatagaTTGTTCTTTTTGTTCCGTTGTTTCTTTACTAATCTGGGCTTTATACTTTCATGTATtcatcagagatgggggactcgagtcatatgactcgactcgagtcagacttaagtcgcaaatttgagacttgagacttgcttgacaaatatttaaaaaagactcgacttgactttgacttgacagtcatgacttgagacttgactcggacttgggttaaatgactcgaaataacttcttttttttttttttttttttaataaatctgttttgaacgcctgttcaaaaaatgcccgttcggataagcggtagaaaatgaatgaatgaatgtttttgaacgcacgcaagagcgtaatctaaccacgtgatgcagcaggcaagcagagggagcgcgcgcactaactaataacagtcgtgacgaaacatggaaggcgcggCCCccaaaataattaagttcgggtaccgggattttgtacAAGACGCGAAGAGAAGAACAGCCGTATGCAAGGCCTGCAAGACGAAGATATCCGATACAACCAGCACCACATCGAATTTCATTCGACACTACAAATCCCACAAAAAACTGTAAGTAACAAAGTCTGTCCCCTTGTTTTCAGATAACGTCTTAGCCATGTTAGAAGTtgataaaaatcaataattcaAGGCACTCAAATGTTATTGAGAAAAAAGTATGATAGGTATGCTAATGGTAGGTAtccatttttgaaaaaaaaaaaagctggtggTGAAAGAGTTTAGCATTACACTTTAGCATGCCCCTTTCAAACATATCACAGGCTACACTAAACAAACGTCACATTCTCTACAGCAAGCCAACTGATTCACCTAGTATACCagttaaatgaacacaatgcgTTAATTCAAATTACAGCTTTTAATGTAATGATAAACtatgtaatgaataaaataaatatgcctgtcatgtttctttctcttccttctgTTTAGATATGAAGAATACCTCCACACCAAGGCCACATTTGACCCAGATCAGCGTCCAATTTCCCAATTCATTGAATCAAGGATACCACACTACAGCACCAACCATCCCCAGCAGAGAGCCATTACAAACTCAATACTGTCAGACCTAATTATAAACTGCAACATGCCTTTATCCATCATTGAGCATGAAagttttcttcactttttatcAGTAATGGACAACAAATACTCCCCTGTTAGTCAAAGAACTATTACTTCAAAGCTAGACGATCTAGTGGCAGAAAAACAGCTGAAGTTGAAAAATGATCTAGCAAAGGCAGATAATGTTTCAGTGACAGTAGATATATGGTCAGATCGTAGGATGAGAGGCTTTCTAGGAGTCACAGCACACTGGCTCAGTACAGAAGATaacagtctgcagttaaaatCACAGTTGCTTGTATGTAACCGCTTCAAAGGTTCTCATACTGGAGAGAGAATTTGTGAAGAATTTCAGCAAATATGTGAAGAGTACCAGATCAGGAGAAAGATTGAACACATAATCTGTGATAACGCTGCAAACATGAAAAAGGCATTCAGCACGTGTTTCCCAGCACAGGGAGATATAGAAGACGACCTTGAAGATTCTGACATTTGGAATGACCTCGCAGTTGAGGACCAAGAGATGGTTGAAAAATCTTTTAGCACCAAATCCCAGACACGGCTCCAGTGTTTTGCACACACTCTTCAGTTGGTCATAGGAGATGGCCTTAAAGAGACAAAATTAATCAATGCATCCCTTGCCAAAACCTCCAGGATGAGTTCCTTACTCCACACAAGTATCTCTTTCAAGGACAACTTTGAGAAGGAGTTTGGACAGCGTGGAATCCCAGCCTCTGTTGTCACACGCTGGAATTCCACACTGAGGCAACTGAAAGCAGTACTCAGCTGTGAACACCTAAGACTATGTACATTTCTTGAAAATGAAGGACACAAAGAGACAATATTCACAGCTAGAGAGTGGAATCAGATGCAGGAACTTGTCCAAGTCCTTCAACCCTTTGCAGAAGCCACAGATCTTACACAAGGTGAAAAACATGTGACCATAAGTGCTGTGGTTCCCTGTGTCCTTCCTCTTAATCACCACCTGGAAAATCAAAAGGAGAGCGTGTGCTATTTGGGCAGTTTGATCTGTAGCCTGCAAGCATCTCTCAAAAGAAGATTCAGAGGGATCTTTGTTAATGTGAAGATggcagatggagagagtgatGGGCCATTATTGCCATTCTCTGACCCTCTATACCTAAAAGCTGCTCTGCTGGATCCTTCATTTGCCTCAATGTGGATAAACCATGATGTCTTGGTCCCTGAAAATACCAAGGAGGTTGTGTTTGCCATGATTAAAGGTATGTTATACAATTTTACATCAACTTGTCTGAGCtagactaaaataaaaaatagcataTGGTATATTTTCATTACTGTACATAGGTGCTTATTTTACATTATCCATAACCTGTTGCACTGTTTGTTCACAGTATTCAACACatgtacattttgtttcatattcTTGTTTCAAATTCAGATTCATATTCTTGCTTTTGCTTATTCAGACTTGATTATCAAGGAAGCATGCATAGCTACCACAGTCTCTTCCCACAGCCATGAGCAGGAGGATCCAATAACAGTGCCAAAACATCAGACTGTACTGTTCACAGCTTACCGCAAGCAGCAGAAGAGAGATTCAAGTTCCAGTCCCCTTATTCAGTTTAACCACTATTTGGACAtttgtgatggacaggactcCCTGCAGTTTTGGGCTGTGAACAGACACACCCTCCCGTCATTGTTCAAGGTAGCGGAAAGAGTTATGGCCATCCCTGCATCAAGTGCACCTGTTGAGCGGGTATTCAGCCATGGTGGGGTGATAATGcaaccacatcgctcacaattgagtgacaaagttttatccaatttaattttttgcaagtgcaatgcattgtaaatatttttcattttctcaccctcatgatgttacaaacctgtataaatttctttgttttgatgaacacagaggaagatattttaagcaatgtttgtaaccaaaccattcatgagccccattcacttccatagtgttctttttttccccactatggaagtgaatgaggctcatgaatggtttggttacaaatattcctcaaaaatgtgtgttcatcagaacaaagaaatttatacaggtttgtaacatcatgagggtgagaaaatgacaatttttatttttgggtgaactatcatttaatattaataaattacactcactcatacaatcatctctctctctctctctctctctctctctctctctcgaataGTTAATTCTCACAAGGTTTGTGTTATTCAATAATTTaagttttttgattgacgtgatttgttgttgttattctgttgatAGAAAGGATCTATTGAAAATTGTCCCATTTAAAGCCTGCCTGTTCaataaatgccatttggttgcatagaacccattgtacttttttatatatacacttttccATGGTCGTCTGCCacgtttgaggcatattgaaacttttcattcttttatgttggcctaatttcagttaaatttacatcttattctttgtagttttttcatagtccataaatactgttgATTTAACCTTGTTTAATAtctacatttagttaaatcatcaaacatatgtatgacttgccagtgacttgcttgacttaagctacgacttgacttgacttgcttgacataaagcagtgacttgacttgacttgactctcacaaaaaatgagacataagacttgagacttacttgtgacttgcacatgtgtgacttactcccacctctggtattCATCATActtttctctgtgctgtttcaGGTGCT
Above is a window of Tachysurus vachellii isolate PV-2020 chromosome 9, HZAU_Pvac_v1, whole genome shotgun sequence DNA encoding:
- the LOC132851634 gene encoding zinc finger BED domain-containing protein 4-like, which codes for MADGESDGPLLPFSDPLYLKAALLDPSFASMWINHDVLVPENTKEVVFAMIKDLIIKEACIATTVSSHSHEQEDPITVPKHQTVLFTAYRKQQKRDSSSSPLIQFNHYLDICDGQDSLQFWAVNRHTLPSLFKVAERVMAIPASSAPVERVFSHGGVIMQPHRSQLSDKVLSNLIFCKCNAL